aaaaaaagtggtgcattactttctcggCAACCCTTGTATTTTAGGATAGCTGATGAAAGGGGTGAAACTGAATGGCATTATATAGAAATGTCCATCAAGCTGTTGATCACAACCATTTTAATGTAACAATGACAGCCTAGCTGTAACAAAGAAAGGCAAAGATAGCCAGCCAATCAGGTCTCCCTGTGTAGCCCAATTTGCATGGCGCTGCCTATAAGTGACCTTGCCAGCAAAGACTCACGACATTTCAAGCAGGGGCTTCCAAGAGGAAAGAACAATGGCCGCCAAACAGCAAGGCAAAAGGAAAGTCAGAgacccaaagaaaaagaaaatccagaagaAGCAACAACTGGCTAAGcggaagcagaagcagaagcagaagaaacTGCAGCCAAGGAAACAGAAGAAACATCAAGCTTGTCAGATCAAACGTCGGGTCAAGCAGCAGCCCTCTGCCACCAAGACAGTAGACAGTGGCCCAGAAAGGATCTGCTCCCCCAGGCTCTTTGCTGCCAAGATCTTTCGGCAGATGCCCAAGGTGCGGATGGAGGTCAAGGCCAGGAGCCTTATGAAGACCTTGCTGACCGACGTCTACGACCACGTGGCCACAGAGGTGGAGAATCTGAGCCAGAAGAACGAGCTGTCCAGCATCAGTGGCACAGATGTGCAAGCCGCCTTGAAGGAAGCCATGATGAAGGAAATGGCCAAGCACTCGGCCGAGCCCACCAGCACCGAATGTGCCTAGAGAAACAACCTCCCTTCTCCCTCAGGGAGCCAAAAGGGAGAAGACCAACGATCTTAAAACAAAAAATATCCCAGAAACTATAAACATACTTTCCTGCCCTTTTAAGCATAAGAAATCCTGCAAATGTACACCATCTTTCACCTCCACAATTGTTACTCCAAAATAATAGGAAGGCGGTTAAAAGCGACGACTGGACAGTGGCCTGTATTTTTGAGGAGAATTTCACCTTCTAAGCCAGAACCTCAAGGCTTAAGATGAGCCAAAGTTAAAGAGATGTTTGAAATAATTGTTTGTGAGGTgtttgcaaaaaaagagagaaaggaacgtCGTAATTATGGTACAATATGTGTGTTATCTCCAATAAATCAGGATTTTAACAACTATGTtcaatgtattattttttaatgttttcttcc
This DNA window, taken from Erythrolamprus reginae isolate rEryReg1 chromosome 7, rEryReg1.hap1, whole genome shotgun sequence, encodes the following:
- the LOC139169868 gene encoding late histone H2B.2.2-like, whose protein sequence is MAAKQQGKRKVRDPKKKKIQKKQQLAKRKQKQKQKKLQPRKQKKHQACQIKRRVKQQPSATKTVDSGPERICSPRLFAAKIFRQMPKVRMEVKARSLMKTLLTDVYDHVATEVENLSQKNELSSISGTDVQAALKEAMMKEMAKHSAEPTSTECA